The following is a genomic window from Syntrophorhabdaceae bacterium.
GCGCGAGCCCGCCGGCTACGCCATAATTCTTGAGGGTGCCAAGGAGGACTAGACTCGTCACGGTCGCGGGCGGTATTTTGAAAATCCTCCTGCACACTAATTCGATAAGCCATCCAAGCACGAACGTGCTCATGACCACGACGCAGGCTGTGGGTATGAGCACAAGGGGTCTGTGAAGAAACATCTCCCGATTGAGCCCCACAATCGTGTACGTGATCAGCGAAAAACTCCAATTCGTAACGGGGCCCTTCAGAGAATCGAATCTGGCACCTATCCCGGCGAGATGGAGCACGCGCCCCAGGATAAGCGGTAGCAGGATGAGCTCGGCCATGATAACAATGAGCTTAAGCGGGGTGATGAAACTTGTCCCCAAGAAAACGATCGCCATGATGGGCATAATCACAAGGGCGCCGAGGTACCCCCCGAGGGTTCCAAGCAGGGAAAAGGCGTCGTTCCCCTGCAACAGGAACGAAAATGGGATAACTGCGGCCGCAGGGGGGACTGCCGCAACCAGAACAAAACCGGCCCGCAGATTACCATCCGTCACCAAATATCGGCTCGCCAGGAGGATGGTGCCGCTCAGTATCAGATAATTCATAACTACCCCTGCGCAGGCCGGACCGAGAACCTTCTTGACCGAACCTAAGGCATTAAATTCGATGCCCATGGTTGCAATTGTCATAACCAGGGCGAGTACCGGCAGAGTGGCGGGTTCTGTCCACGTGGCGCCCTTACCCGAGATGAGGCCCGCCAGGACCCCCAGGACCAAAATGACATTTCTGCTACGAAGCAAACGGCCTATGGTCATCATGAGTACTCTATTTTCTTTGAAATCAGGGCTTTTTGCAAGCGAAAACGGGGCGGCAATCCTTAGGGTTCAACGCGTTATACCCGTCCTTATTTATTGACGGCCTTAGGGTACGCTCTAGTTCTGATAAGTGTGCCCAATACGTAATCTGCAGGAAGGACGTTTGATCGCGGCGAATGAGTATTCTCAACCGTACCGGCGGGCGTTTTTTCCATGTGCATCACAGGCACCGCGCCACTGGCGAATTGTCATAAATGGTATTATACTCTTGTTGGTGCCAAAAGGATTCGGCTCTCATTCCCGGGCTCGTCGTATCCGGTGAAGTCGGGTTCTTAAGGCAGGATACGAGTGGGAGCAATGCTGTCAGGAGCATACAAGATCACGAAAGGGAGGGTATGTATGGTTAAGAATATTCTATCGGCCGTTCTGCTCGCGCTTCTCTTTATAGCGCATGGTCCGGCATGGGCAGATGATACGCACACGATGACAAAGGAGCAACTCCTTCCCTTGTTGGGAAAGCCGGGTGTTATCATCATTGATGTGCGCACCAAGTATGACTGGGACAATAGTAAGGTAAAGATCCCCGGGGCCGTGAGAGAAGAGGGCATGAAGTTCGGGTCCTGGATGAAGAAGTACCCCAAGGACAAGACGATCGTTCTCTATTGTGCCTGAGTGAACGATTCCACAAGTGTCAGTTTGACACAGGCATACGTAAAGGCGGGCTGGGACAAAGTGTACTCGCTGACAGGAAGTACCCCTAAGGGGGCATGGGAGGACTGGGTACAGGCCAAGTATCCCACGGTGCCCAAATAGCCCGACCCGTTTACCTCCGTGGTTGCGCGGACGGTACGGACGAGAGGGTTATTGTCTCACCATAAAAGATTGAGCTTGCGCATCCATTTCTCCGGCAACCTTTTACCCAATGAAGCCCAGTGGCGGCTCTCCCGGGGTGCAATGAGGACTGCTGCGGAAATTATGAGGATAGCAGGGTCCAGATAAATGCTCCAGGACGCCATGGTTGATCCGATAGCCCCGAAACAGCCACATTCCATGTCGATTCCGCGCGAGAGAACCACGGCCTTTGCGATAAGAAAGGAAATACTGAGCAAGGCGATACCGATGGCGCAGAGGCGGGTGAAAAGCCCGAAAAGCAGCCCGACTCCGCAGAGAAACTCGATAAACGGCAGAGTCCACCCAAAGGCGATGGCGAGCGGTCCCGGCAGTATATCGAAGTTGTAGACCATGGCCACCGAATAGTGTCTGATATCCACGAATTTTCCCAGAGAAGAGACGAGAAAGGTCGCTGCCAGTACCAAACGAAAGATGAATATCACATACCGGCTTGCCGGCAGCCTCTTTTCAATGACGCCGCCTGATCCCGCGGGCTGTTGTTCTTTCAATTCTTCTATGGCGCACCTCCCTTTGTGTAGCCAACAGAGTAGACCTTAGGACACATTACCTTAAGTCGGGCTGTCCGGTAACCTGCCTGTCCGGAAATAATAACTTTACCAAATATAATCCTCTTTCCGCCTGACCGCAACCCGGGCATTCTTTTAGTCATCCGATACTTGGAGTGCTTTTTTCACTTGCTATTTATCCGGCTACGCGATAAATAGATACGACCT
Proteins encoded in this region:
- a CDS encoding rhodanese-like domain-containing protein encodes the protein MVKNILSAVLLALLFIAHGPAWADDTHTMTKEQLLPLLGKPGVIIIDVRTKYDWDNSKVKIPGAVREEGMKFGSWMKKYPKDKTIVLYCA
- a CDS encoding DoxX family protein — its product is MKEQQPAGSGGVIEKRLPASRYVIFIFRLVLAATFLVSSLGKFVDIRHYSVAMVYNFDILPGPLAIAFGWTLPFIEFLCGVGLLFGLFTRLCAIGIALLSISFLIAKAVVLSRGIDMECGCFGAIGSTMASWSIYLDPAILIISAAVLIAPRESRHWASLGKRLPEKWMRKLNLLW